A genomic stretch from Primulina huaijiensis isolate GDHJ02 chromosome 14, ASM1229523v2, whole genome shotgun sequence includes:
- the LOC140957090 gene encoding uncharacterized protein isoform X3, with protein sequence MEGTGIAFSTTSSLSSSSSASSSPFSFGFSNPSSNPTSTTSPISLGFGSGTASSSPASAATPFGGSSIFGSSPSPASNLFGSSTGAGLTSNMFGSSSASGSTPTSNLFGSGTTPSTFGSSASAITSNSFGSSLSGSAPTTNILGSGTAQSMFGSSTAASASSPFGSSLSGPASSSNLFGSVSAPNILGSSSAAPASIPFGSPSLGTGHTASMFGSSYATAARSPSPSSSPFGISTLFASPAPVSLNLSGFGNAPSSSPFGFSSGASNSSTTTPSFESGLASSSNLFGSSLSASNAANTAPLSESARIPGSSVFGSSTAGSNTSASTPPVFDGKSPAGGLFAPYTPSFSTTVASMGNTPSFGLSSGSTLGLSGSSASMFGSFPPTLFGSLSSYSLATSPLSTANASSLVSAEPGFSFATASGSLGNAPSFGSNSASTLSLTVSSSIFSSSPIPLFGSLSSSSTTTSFPAPTNFSSSSSSAPEFSFANSSGSPGFSFPAASTTGMGTATTTLAASFSTVPTSDSSGFSFLKSNTSLASGAASSSLSSTLASKASVAGTTPSNTSALVLSSATAFSTDSPASSGFMGFSADSAPVLSSGATSAFYLSLKSPIAASSASSQSQSVSALPSFDTRIMKAVMKAEMLKLKKKRAEAPSENFAPSPSSVKPLKKKEGPGSGSHTSLITADSELDGESKGKNSKLMVPGSAEHPRSPGISFLTKPNGPGALGILKNMVSSIDLEVLQSAPDSLVEESMALSFMQD encoded by the exons ATGGAGGGGACGGGCATTGCCTTCTCCACAACTTCTTCactttcctcttcttcttcgGCGTCGTCTTCTCCATTTTCGTTCGGCTTCTCAAACCCTAGTTCCAACCCAACGTCAACCACTTCCCCAATTTCCCTCGGCTTTGGCTCGGGGACGGCATCTTCCAGCCCCGCGTCAGCTGCAACCCCATTCGGAGGTTCCTCAATCTTTGGCTCGTCGCCTTCCCCCGCGTCTAATTTATTCGGGTCTTCTACCGGTGCAGGCCTCACATCGAACATGTTTGGATCTTCTTCTGCATCAGGTTCGACTCCAACTTCCAACCTTTTTGGATCTGGGACGACTCCTAGCACTTTTGGATCTTCTGCTTCGGCAATTACTTCCAATTCTTTTGGATCCTCTTTATCTGGCTCTGCGCCGACTACAAATATTTTGGGTTCGGGTACTGCACAGAGCATGTTCGGGTCTTCTACCGCGGCTTCTGCGTCTAGTCCTTTTGGTTCGTCATTATCTGGGCCAGCCTCATCTTCAAACCTTTTTGGATCAGTGTCAGCTCCCAACATTTTGGGGTCCTCTTCTGCGGCTCCTGCTTCTATTCCTTTCGGATCCCCATCTTTGGGCACGGGTCATACTGCTAGCATGTTTGGGTCGAGTTATGCTACTGCGGCCAGGTCTCCATCGCCTTCATCATCACCATTTGGTATCTCAACATTATTTGCATCCCCTGCTCCGGTATCTTTAAACTTATCTGGGTTCGGCAATGCCCCATCTTCCAGCCCTTTCGGATTTTCCTCTGGAGCTTCTAATAGCAGTACTACCACACCCTCGTTTGAATCTGGTCTAGCCTCATCGTCCAACCTATTCGGATCGTCTTTGTCAGCATCAAATGCCGCAAACACTGCTCCTCTATCCGAGTCTGCTCGAATTCCAGGGTCAAGTGTGTTTGGATCGTCAACGGCAGGATCCAACACTTCAGCTTCCACGCCACCTGTGTTCGATGGTAAGTCTCCAGCTGGCGGTCTATTTGCTCCCTACACACCCTCATTTTCGACAACTGTAGCATCAATGGGAAATACACCATCATTTGGATTAAGCTCTGGGTCAACTTTAGGTCTTTCTGGTTCCTCTGCATCTATGTTTGGTTCGTTTCCACCTACCTTGTTCGGTTCTTTGAGCTCTTACTCCTTAGCTACATCACCCCTATCAACTGCCAACGCTTCAAGCTTAGTTTCTGCGGAACCTGGATTTTCATTCGCCACTGCATCTGGTTCTCTTGGAAATGCACCATCATTTGGTTCGAATTCTGCCTCAACTTTAAGCCTCACGGTTTCCTCATCTATCTTTAGTTCATCTCCAATTCCCCTGTTTGGTTCGTTGAGCTCTTCCTCCACAACTACGTCATTCCCCGCACCTACCAACTTTTCAAGCTCATCATCTTCAGCACCTGAATTTTCCTTCGCCAATTCATCTGGTTCTCCTGGATTTTCATTTCCCGCGGCATCAACTACTGGCATGGGAACTGCTACTACCACGCTTGCTGCTTCATTTTCAACAGTGCCTACCTCTGATTCTTCtggtttttcatttttaaagagCAATACTAGTTTAGCATCAGGAGCAGCTTCATCATCTCTGTCAAGTACACTCGCGTCAAAAGCTTCTGTGGCTGGTACCACCCCTTCAAATACAAGTGCTTTAGTTCTATCTTCTGCTACTGCTTTTTCTACTGATTCGCCTGCTAGTTCTG GTTTTATGGGTTTCAGCGCTGATAGTGCACCTGTATTGTCCTCTGGAGCCACAAGTGCGTTTTATTTATCATTGAAATCACCCATAGCTGCATCCTCAGCATCATCTCAGTCACAATCGGTTTCTGCTCTACCTTCTTTTG ACACTCGCATAATGAAGGCCGTGATGAAAGCAGAGATGCTGAAGTTAAAGAAAAAAAGAGCCGAGGCTCCTTCCGAAAATTTCGCACCCAGTCCATCCTCAGTAAAACCACTTAAGAAGAAGGAAGGACCTGGCTCGGGCTCCCATACTTCCCTGATTACCGCGGATTCTGAGCTCGATGGCGAAAGCAAGGGAAAAAACTCCAAGCTTATGGTTCCAGGGAGTGCCGAGCATCCCCGCAGCCCGGGCATATCATTCCTGACCAAACCTAACGGGCCCGGCGCTTTGGGCATTCTAAAGAACATGGTTTCCTCTATAGACTTAGAAGTCCTTCAATCGGCACCAGACTCACTTGTCGAGGAATCCATGGCCCTTAGCTTTATGCAG GACTAG
- the LOC140957090 gene encoding uncharacterized protein isoform X2 yields MEGTGIAFSTTSSLSSSSSASSSPFSFGFSNPSSNPTSTTSPISLGFGSGTASSSPASAATPFGGSSIFGSSPSPASNLFGSSTGAGLTSNMFGSSSASGSTPTSNLFGSGTTPSTFGSSASAITSNSFGSSLSGSAPTTNILGSGTAQSMFGSSTAASASSPFGSSLSGPASSSNLFGSVSAPNILGSSSAAPASIPFGSPSLGTGHTASMFGSSYATAARSPSPSSSPFGISTLFASPAPVSLNLSGFGNAPSSSPFGFSSGASNSSTTTPSFESGLASSSNLFGSSLSASNAANTAPLSESARIPGSSVFGSSTAGSNTSASTPPVFDGKSPAGGLFAPYTPSFSTTVASMGNTPSFGLSSGSTLGLSGSSASMFGSFPPTLFGSLSSYSLATSPLSTANASSLVSAEPGFSFATASGSLGNAPSFGSNSASTLSLTVSSSIFSSSPIPLFGSLSSSSTTTSFPAPTNFSSSSSSAPEFSFANSSGSPGFSFPAASTTGMGTATTTLAASFSTVPTSDSSGFSFLKSNTSLASGAASSSLSSTLASKASVAGTTPSNTSALVLSSATAFSTDSPASSGFMGFSADSAPVLSSGATSAFYLSLKSPIAASSASSQSQSVSALPSFDTRIMKAVMKAEMLKLKKKRAEAPSENFAPSPSSVKPLKKKEGPGSGSHTSLITADSELDGESKGKNSKLMVPGSAEHPRSPGISFLTKPNGPGALGILKNMVSSIDLEVLQSAPDSLVEESMALSFMQVFQVSLQQL; encoded by the exons ATGGAGGGGACGGGCATTGCCTTCTCCACAACTTCTTCactttcctcttcttcttcgGCGTCGTCTTCTCCATTTTCGTTCGGCTTCTCAAACCCTAGTTCCAACCCAACGTCAACCACTTCCCCAATTTCCCTCGGCTTTGGCTCGGGGACGGCATCTTCCAGCCCCGCGTCAGCTGCAACCCCATTCGGAGGTTCCTCAATCTTTGGCTCGTCGCCTTCCCCCGCGTCTAATTTATTCGGGTCTTCTACCGGTGCAGGCCTCACATCGAACATGTTTGGATCTTCTTCTGCATCAGGTTCGACTCCAACTTCCAACCTTTTTGGATCTGGGACGACTCCTAGCACTTTTGGATCTTCTGCTTCGGCAATTACTTCCAATTCTTTTGGATCCTCTTTATCTGGCTCTGCGCCGACTACAAATATTTTGGGTTCGGGTACTGCACAGAGCATGTTCGGGTCTTCTACCGCGGCTTCTGCGTCTAGTCCTTTTGGTTCGTCATTATCTGGGCCAGCCTCATCTTCAAACCTTTTTGGATCAGTGTCAGCTCCCAACATTTTGGGGTCCTCTTCTGCGGCTCCTGCTTCTATTCCTTTCGGATCCCCATCTTTGGGCACGGGTCATACTGCTAGCATGTTTGGGTCGAGTTATGCTACTGCGGCCAGGTCTCCATCGCCTTCATCATCACCATTTGGTATCTCAACATTATTTGCATCCCCTGCTCCGGTATCTTTAAACTTATCTGGGTTCGGCAATGCCCCATCTTCCAGCCCTTTCGGATTTTCCTCTGGAGCTTCTAATAGCAGTACTACCACACCCTCGTTTGAATCTGGTCTAGCCTCATCGTCCAACCTATTCGGATCGTCTTTGTCAGCATCAAATGCCGCAAACACTGCTCCTCTATCCGAGTCTGCTCGAATTCCAGGGTCAAGTGTGTTTGGATCGTCAACGGCAGGATCCAACACTTCAGCTTCCACGCCACCTGTGTTCGATGGTAAGTCTCCAGCTGGCGGTCTATTTGCTCCCTACACACCCTCATTTTCGACAACTGTAGCATCAATGGGAAATACACCATCATTTGGATTAAGCTCTGGGTCAACTTTAGGTCTTTCTGGTTCCTCTGCATCTATGTTTGGTTCGTTTCCACCTACCTTGTTCGGTTCTTTGAGCTCTTACTCCTTAGCTACATCACCCCTATCAACTGCCAACGCTTCAAGCTTAGTTTCTGCGGAACCTGGATTTTCATTCGCCACTGCATCTGGTTCTCTTGGAAATGCACCATCATTTGGTTCGAATTCTGCCTCAACTTTAAGCCTCACGGTTTCCTCATCTATCTTTAGTTCATCTCCAATTCCCCTGTTTGGTTCGTTGAGCTCTTCCTCCACAACTACGTCATTCCCCGCACCTACCAACTTTTCAAGCTCATCATCTTCAGCACCTGAATTTTCCTTCGCCAATTCATCTGGTTCTCCTGGATTTTCATTTCCCGCGGCATCAACTACTGGCATGGGAACTGCTACTACCACGCTTGCTGCTTCATTTTCAACAGTGCCTACCTCTGATTCTTCtggtttttcatttttaaagagCAATACTAGTTTAGCATCAGGAGCAGCTTCATCATCTCTGTCAAGTACACTCGCGTCAAAAGCTTCTGTGGCTGGTACCACCCCTTCAAATACAAGTGCTTTAGTTCTATCTTCTGCTACTGCTTTTTCTACTGATTCGCCTGCTAGTTCTG GTTTTATGGGTTTCAGCGCTGATAGTGCACCTGTATTGTCCTCTGGAGCCACAAGTGCGTTTTATTTATCATTGAAATCACCCATAGCTGCATCCTCAGCATCATCTCAGTCACAATCGGTTTCTGCTCTACCTTCTTTTG ACACTCGCATAATGAAGGCCGTGATGAAAGCAGAGATGCTGAAGTTAAAGAAAAAAAGAGCCGAGGCTCCTTCCGAAAATTTCGCACCCAGTCCATCCTCAGTAAAACCACTTAAGAAGAAGGAAGGACCTGGCTCGGGCTCCCATACTTCCCTGATTACCGCGGATTCTGAGCTCGATGGCGAAAGCAAGGGAAAAAACTCCAAGCTTATGGTTCCAGGGAGTGCCGAGCATCCCCGCAGCCCGGGCATATCATTCCTGACCAAACCTAACGGGCCCGGCGCTTTGGGCATTCTAAAGAACATGGTTTCCTCTATAGACTTAGAAGTCCTTCAATCGGCACCAGACTCACTTGTCGAGGAATCCATGGCCCTTAGCTTTATGCAG GTGTTCCAAGTTTCTCTTCAACAACTGTGA
- the LOC140957090 gene encoding uncharacterized protein isoform X1, which yields MEGTGIAFSTTSSLSSSSSASSSPFSFGFSNPSSNPTSTTSPISLGFGSGTASSSPASAATPFGGSSIFGSSPSPASNLFGSSTGAGLTSNMFGSSSASGSTPTSNLFGSGTTPSTFGSSASAITSNSFGSSLSGSAPTTNILGSGTAQSMFGSSTAASASSPFGSSLSGPASSSNLFGSVSAPNILGSSSAAPASIPFGSPSLGTGHTASMFGSSYATAARSPSPSSSPFGISTLFASPAPVSLNLSGFGNAPSSSPFGFSSGASNSSTTTPSFESGLASSSNLFGSSLSASNAANTAPLSESARIPGSSVFGSSTAGSNTSASTPPVFDGKSPAGGLFAPYTPSFSTTVASMGNTPSFGLSSGSTLGLSGSSASMFGSFPPTLFGSLSSYSLATSPLSTANASSLVSAEPGFSFATASGSLGNAPSFGSNSASTLSLTVSSSIFSSSPIPLFGSLSSSSTTTSFPAPTNFSSSSSSAPEFSFANSSGSPGFSFPAASTTGMGTATTTLAASFSTVPTSDSSGFSFLKSNTSLASGAASSSLSSTLASKASVAGTTPSNTSALVLSSATAFSTDSPASSGFMGFSADSAPVLSSGATSAFYLSLKSPIAASSASSQSQSVSALPSFDTRIMKAVMKAEMLKLKKKRAEAPSENFAPSPSSVKPLKKKEGPGSGSHTSLITADSELDGESKGKNSKLMVPGSAEHPRSPGISFLTKPNGPGALGILKNMVSSIDLEVLQSAPDSLVEESMALSFMQTIAWVGKHTLRSQKTRACARANSETLEDVLARHGELTKQLRDIKSEHNEELQSFRLKLESVQDRLKESELETLRLKEEAQEQEVEAEATWTRKKEEFLQSPEFVGICAGKAVAYFEEGFKGCLAQFRANGYSEADHPASFLDSNKALEDMLEECEVSDQGDQADDEEAADPYTPLI from the exons ATGGAGGGGACGGGCATTGCCTTCTCCACAACTTCTTCactttcctcttcttcttcgGCGTCGTCTTCTCCATTTTCGTTCGGCTTCTCAAACCCTAGTTCCAACCCAACGTCAACCACTTCCCCAATTTCCCTCGGCTTTGGCTCGGGGACGGCATCTTCCAGCCCCGCGTCAGCTGCAACCCCATTCGGAGGTTCCTCAATCTTTGGCTCGTCGCCTTCCCCCGCGTCTAATTTATTCGGGTCTTCTACCGGTGCAGGCCTCACATCGAACATGTTTGGATCTTCTTCTGCATCAGGTTCGACTCCAACTTCCAACCTTTTTGGATCTGGGACGACTCCTAGCACTTTTGGATCTTCTGCTTCGGCAATTACTTCCAATTCTTTTGGATCCTCTTTATCTGGCTCTGCGCCGACTACAAATATTTTGGGTTCGGGTACTGCACAGAGCATGTTCGGGTCTTCTACCGCGGCTTCTGCGTCTAGTCCTTTTGGTTCGTCATTATCTGGGCCAGCCTCATCTTCAAACCTTTTTGGATCAGTGTCAGCTCCCAACATTTTGGGGTCCTCTTCTGCGGCTCCTGCTTCTATTCCTTTCGGATCCCCATCTTTGGGCACGGGTCATACTGCTAGCATGTTTGGGTCGAGTTATGCTACTGCGGCCAGGTCTCCATCGCCTTCATCATCACCATTTGGTATCTCAACATTATTTGCATCCCCTGCTCCGGTATCTTTAAACTTATCTGGGTTCGGCAATGCCCCATCTTCCAGCCCTTTCGGATTTTCCTCTGGAGCTTCTAATAGCAGTACTACCACACCCTCGTTTGAATCTGGTCTAGCCTCATCGTCCAACCTATTCGGATCGTCTTTGTCAGCATCAAATGCCGCAAACACTGCTCCTCTATCCGAGTCTGCTCGAATTCCAGGGTCAAGTGTGTTTGGATCGTCAACGGCAGGATCCAACACTTCAGCTTCCACGCCACCTGTGTTCGATGGTAAGTCTCCAGCTGGCGGTCTATTTGCTCCCTACACACCCTCATTTTCGACAACTGTAGCATCAATGGGAAATACACCATCATTTGGATTAAGCTCTGGGTCAACTTTAGGTCTTTCTGGTTCCTCTGCATCTATGTTTGGTTCGTTTCCACCTACCTTGTTCGGTTCTTTGAGCTCTTACTCCTTAGCTACATCACCCCTATCAACTGCCAACGCTTCAAGCTTAGTTTCTGCGGAACCTGGATTTTCATTCGCCACTGCATCTGGTTCTCTTGGAAATGCACCATCATTTGGTTCGAATTCTGCCTCAACTTTAAGCCTCACGGTTTCCTCATCTATCTTTAGTTCATCTCCAATTCCCCTGTTTGGTTCGTTGAGCTCTTCCTCCACAACTACGTCATTCCCCGCACCTACCAACTTTTCAAGCTCATCATCTTCAGCACCTGAATTTTCCTTCGCCAATTCATCTGGTTCTCCTGGATTTTCATTTCCCGCGGCATCAACTACTGGCATGGGAACTGCTACTACCACGCTTGCTGCTTCATTTTCAACAGTGCCTACCTCTGATTCTTCtggtttttcatttttaaagagCAATACTAGTTTAGCATCAGGAGCAGCTTCATCATCTCTGTCAAGTACACTCGCGTCAAAAGCTTCTGTGGCTGGTACCACCCCTTCAAATACAAGTGCTTTAGTTCTATCTTCTGCTACTGCTTTTTCTACTGATTCGCCTGCTAGTTCTG GTTTTATGGGTTTCAGCGCTGATAGTGCACCTGTATTGTCCTCTGGAGCCACAAGTGCGTTTTATTTATCATTGAAATCACCCATAGCTGCATCCTCAGCATCATCTCAGTCACAATCGGTTTCTGCTCTACCTTCTTTTG ACACTCGCATAATGAAGGCCGTGATGAAAGCAGAGATGCTGAAGTTAAAGAAAAAAAGAGCCGAGGCTCCTTCCGAAAATTTCGCACCCAGTCCATCCTCAGTAAAACCACTTAAGAAGAAGGAAGGACCTGGCTCGGGCTCCCATACTTCCCTGATTACCGCGGATTCTGAGCTCGATGGCGAAAGCAAGGGAAAAAACTCCAAGCTTATGGTTCCAGGGAGTGCCGAGCATCCCCGCAGCCCGGGCATATCATTCCTGACCAAACCTAACGGGCCCGGCGCTTTGGGCATTCTAAAGAACATGGTTTCCTCTATAGACTTAGAAGTCCTTCAATCGGCACCAGACTCACTTGTCGAGGAATCCATGGCCCTTAGCTTTATGCAG ACCATTGCCTGGGTCGGGAAGCATACCCTCCGATCCCAGAAAACACGAGCTTGTGCCCGGGCCAACTCCGAGACCCTTGAGGATGTCCTGGCCCGTCACGGCGAACTAACCAAGCAATTGAGAGACATCAAGTCCGAGCACAATGAAGAGCTTCAATCCTTCCGATTGAAGCTGGAAAGTGTTCAAGACCGCCTGAAAGAATCCGAGCTGGAGACCCTGCGCTTGAAAGAGGAAGCCCAGGAACAAGAGGTAGAGGCCGAGGCTACATGGACTCGGAAGAAAGAGGAGTTTCTTCAATCTCCTGAATTTGTGGGAATATGCGCGGGCAAGGCCGTTGCCTATTTTGAGGAGGGGTTCAAAGGATGTTTGGCCCAATTCCGGGCCAATGGCTATTCCGAGGCCGACCACCCGGCCTCTTTTCTGGACTCGAATAAAGCTCTAGAAGACATGCTCGAAGAATGTGAAGTTTCCGATCAAGGAGACCAAGCCGATGATGAAGAGGCAGCCGACCCCTATACGCCTTTAATTTAG
- the LOC140957091 gene encoding probable helicase CHR10 — protein MSSLMGLGKTLQAISLLSYLKVCRKSSGPFLVLCPLSVTDSWVTEVANFAPNLRLLRYVGEKEHRHKLRWEMYEYIKKQSLSDGVPSWSFDVLLTTYDIALIDKDFLCQFPWHYTIIDEAQRLKNPSSVLYNTLREQFVMPRKLLMTGTPIQNNLTELWALLHFCMASIFGTKEQFLSAFSEAGDPTGHDAKKAREQFKILKFVLGAFMLRRTKSKLTESGTLLLPPITEITVMAPLVSLQKKVYLSIMRKELPRLLALASRTSTAQSLHNIVIQLRKACSHPYLFPGIEPEPYQEGEHLVQASGKLLILDQLLQKLHNSQHRVLLFAQMTHTLDILQDFLELRKYTYERLDGSIRAEERFAAIRSFSRKSADESYSSKDDMNTPFIFLISTRAGGVGLNLVAADSVIFYEQDWNPQVDKQALQRAHRIGQSNHVLSINLVTGHTIEEVIMRRAERKLQLSHNVVGEDNLNHEGNNGGAEAGDLKSIIFGLHNFDPLEINVEKTDHLNMSELICLAANVIESRHELRSNLGERKFEINPMDFKDHHLKVEEGSRSLAFDPGLDEASYNSWVEKFKQASQADGSDVLNLRNRRQSSDEKHLKAEAARKKSEEEKLSKWEALGYHSLSVSNPLGLSDLDVISYSGSVQFVYGDCTNTSIACPARPTIIFSCIDNSGKWGHGSLFDALARVSPTVPYVYEQASEFGDLHLGDLHLIEINDDQSK, from the exons ATGTCATCCTTG ATGGGGCTTGGGAAGACTTTACAAGCTATATCTCTTTTGAGTTATCTGAAAGTGTGTCGGAAGTCTTCTGGGCCATTCC TTGTGCTGTGTCCACTTAGCGTGACTGATAGTTGGGTCACTGAAGTAGCCAATTTTGCTCCAAATTTGAGATTACTTCGTTATGTCGGAGAGAAAGAACATAGACACAAATTGCGATGGGAAATGTATGAGTACATAAAAAAACAGTCATTATCTGATGGT GTTCCATCATGGTCGTTTGATGTGCTATTAACAACTTATGACATAGCGTTGATTGATAAGGATTTTCTCTGCCAGTTCCCTTGGCATTACACAATAATTGATGAAGCGCAAAGACTCAAAAACCCTTCCAGT GTTTTGTACAATACACTGCGAGAGCAGTTTGTCATGCCAAGAAAATTGCTGATGACTGGCACACCTATTCAAAACAATCTTACAGAACTTTGGGCATTGTTGCACTTCTGTATGGCTTCCATATTTGGAACAAAAGAGCAGTTTCTTTCCGCTTTCTCAGAAGCTGGAGACCCTACAG GTCATGACGCAAAAAAGGCGAGGGAACAGTTTAAGATCTTAAAATTTGTGCTTGGGGCATTCATGCTTCGAAGAACCAAATCTAAACTTACCGAGTCTGGAACTCTTTTGCTGCCACCTATTACTGAGATTACTGT GATGGCACCTTTGGTTTCTCTGCAGAAGAAGGTTTATTTGTCAATAATGAGAAAAGAACTTCCAAGGCTCCTTGCTCTAGCCTCTAGAACTTCCACTGCTCAATCATTGCATAATATT GTAATTCAGTTACGGAAAGCATGTAGTCACCCGTACCTTTTCCCAGGTATTGAGCCTGAACCATACCAAGAGGGTGAGCACCTAGTTCAG GCTAGTGGTAAACTTCTTATCTTAGACCAGCTACTTCAGAAGCTGCACAATTCTCAGCATCGGGTTCTATTGTTTGCTCAGATGACTCATACACTCGATATTTTACAG GACTTTTTAGAACTCAGGAAATATACCTATGAGCGCCTTGATGGTTCAATTCGAGCAGAGGAGCGCTTTGCTGCAATTAGAAGCTTCAGCCGAAAATCTGCTGATGAAAGTTACAGTTCTAAAGATGATATGAACACTCCATTTATCTTTTTGATTTCCACCAGAGCAGGGGGGGTGGGACTAAATCTTGTGGCTGCTGATTCA GTTATATTTTATGAGCAAGATTGGAATCCACAAGTAGATAAGCAGGCTTTGCAGCGTGCACATCGAATTGGTCAAAGCAATCATGTCTTGTCCATAAATTTAGTTACTGGACATACTATTGAAGAG GTTATCATGCGGAGAGCAGAAAGGAAGTTACAGCTGAGTCATAATGTTGTAGGAGAGGATAATTTGAATCATGAGGGAAATAATGGGGGAGCTGAAGCTGGTGATTTAAAATCTATTATATTTGGGCTGCATAATTTTGATCCTCTGGAGATTAATGTGGAAAAAACAGATCATCTGAATATGAGTGAATTAATTTGTCTTGCTGCGAATGTTATTGAATCCCGCCACGAGTTAAGGTCAAACTTGGGTGAAAGAAAGTTTGAGATCAATCCAATGGATTTTAAGGATCATCATCTAAAGGTGGAAGAAGGTTCAAGGTCCCTCGCATTTGATCCTGGCCTTGATGAGGCTTCGTATAATTCATGGGTTGAGAAGTTCAAGCAGGCATCCCAAGCAGATGGCAGTGATGTGTTGAACTTGAGAAATAGAAGACAATCATCTGACGAGAAGCATCTTAAAGCTGAAGCTGCTCGTAAGAAGTCAGAGGAGGAAAAACTATCTAAATGGGAAGCTCTTGGATATCATTCACTATCAGTCAGCAATCCTTTGGGCCTGAGCGATTTGGATGTAATATCATattctggttcagttcaatttGTTTATGGTGACTGCACCAATACATCAATTGCCTGTCCTGCGCGGCCCACGATTATATTCAG TTGTATCGATAACTCAGGAAAGTGGGGTCATGGCAGTCTATTTGATGCATTGGCTAGAGTTTCACCTACTGTTCCTTATGTGTATGAGCAAGCTTCAGAATTTGGGGATCTTCATCTTGGTGATCTACACCTCATAGAAATAAATG ATGACCAAAGTAAATAG